CCTGTAAAGTGAAAGGTGGCGGGGTTATGGCCGGTTATCAGTGTGTGGAACAGAAGATGGAACTCGCAGACAAAGAACTTAACGAAAGTTATCAGGAAGCAATCGCTAGAATAAGCGAGGAAGAAGCAGCGCTAAGGGAAACCTGGTCTGAAACCGAGCTGGTGGAGCCGTTTCGAAAGGCCCAAAGGGCTTGGTTAAAATATAGAGACGCTGAGTGCGAGTTTTCAGGTCTTTCTTCCACGCCTTCACCTTGGCAAGGTGTCCAAATTGAAGAATGTAGGTTAAGAATGACGTTAGAACGAGTGGAATACTTCAAGAGTGTATATGTAGGTTAAAAGGAATGCACCTAACAAAGCATTTAAGAGTGATTCGCAACGCTTGGCAGTTTCGCTTCGCTCAAGTATAGCCAAGCGTCGCTCACACCTTAATGCGGCGTTATACATTTGGAGATAAAGTTGAGCTATTCATTCGATATCAAAGATTCAAAAGACCTATTTCACGAATTTTCACGTTTAGTAGGAGAATATCGCAAGGAGCCACTATCTTCTGGCTCAGCAGTAATTTGTGCAATTTTTTCATGGCACGTTGTAGAATGGATCTATCAAGAATATCCTTCATTAACTGCTACATATCCAAAGAAACGAGATTTTCAATATTTCATGAAAAGCTCCTGTCCTGCTCTAAGTTACATGCAAGATATCGCCAATGGCAGTAAGCATCGTGGTATTACAATGTATCAACCTGTAGTTAAAAAGACAGAGCGACATCAAGGAGCTTTTCATCGGCTTTCTCTAAAGGTTTTGATGTATCTTGTTTAAAAATCGAGCTTGATGGTGGTGTGGCGTACTTTGATGAAGAGGTTGATAAAGTAGAGGCTTACATAAAGCATTTTTTCTCTAACACGTTGAAAGAAAATGTATAACAAAGCATTTAAGAGTGATTCGCAACGCTTAGCATTTTTAGTTCACAATTGGGTTCCGTGTTTACGGTGTAATAGTTTAAGTAGGGTGGTAGCGTTGCTCACACCTTAATGCGGCGCTAGGCTTCTTTAATAGGAAAAGTATGACTTTCGAGAAATTTGTAGCAATTGTTGGTTTGATTGCAACAATACCTGTTTACAAAGGTTGGGTAATTAAAATTTGGATCTGGAGCAAAGCTAAGAAGGTTTCATCTTTGGAAAAACGGCTTGCACAAACAGAAAAACTTCATAGTGATAACAAGTATTTAATAATCTACATCGGTCAATCTATTCTTATAGTACTTGCGCTCATTGCTAGTGCACAGGTTTATCAGCTTGTGAATATTGCCTCGGAGGGGGCGGATATATCGTCTATTTTCATTAGTTTGATGTCTCTATTAGCATA
This sequence is a window from Vibrio coralliilyticus. Protein-coding genes within it:
- a CDS encoding lysozyme inhibitor LprI family protein gives rise to the protein MLGGKLEKLLVILALVSVPSFASDDIEDPCKVKGGGVMAGYQCVEQKMELADKELNESYQEAIARISEEEAALRETWSETELVEPFRKAQRAWLKYRDAECEFSGLSSTPSPWQGVQIEECRLRMTLERVEYFKSVYVG